One stretch of Candidatus Bathyarchaeia archaeon DNA includes these proteins:
- a CDS encoding ABC transporter permease, translating into MISAPVSVAAAQPQQSYNDAEASTLQTAAEASSVELVEIDCSLSPVFNGLAPENMTNFGSAFPDGTFAPGQFGTRDGQFGDFGSFPLPSQELNGSVFDGGSFMRLGVSLMNESSYSDISSISGVVAVAPTLQVSENQNLTITPNPQEQPTFNFYTVMGVPLSSSIIDVCPVLPTNITAGRNLQAADSGVVIVSERTSESLDAKIGDTITLFEQSFKVVGIYGAPSGLLNSGAVYMSLSDAQSISGNAGKISNLKVFADANVEDVSSVVNEIKTLHPELSVVTAQDFDAAPFSSPSPQPVQQTSPSEQEGASSSFDFIYVVIAAVAVVMIVASLVISRRHSHTKRHAEAGDFSATDSGDAKSSSFSYFSLLKCSVRLLSINLLTNCFSKTSKF; encoded by the coding sequence TTGATTTCCGCCCCTGTATCCGTAGCCGCTGCCCAACCTCAGCAGTCTTATAACGATGCAGAAGCATCCACCCTACAAACCGCCGCTGAGGCATCAAGCGTTGAGCTAGTTGAAATTGACTGTAGCCTCTCTCCTGTATTCAACGGTTTGGCTCCTGAAAACATGACCAACTTTGGGTCAGCTTTTCCCGACGGGACTTTTGCTCCTGGCCAGTTTGGAACCAGGGATGGACAATTTGGTGATTTTGGAAGCTTCCCCCTGCCCAGTCAAGAACTCAACGGTTCAGTGTTTGACGGGGGATCATTTATGCGACTTGGTGTTTCTTTGATGAATGAATCTTCATATTCTGACATTAGCTCAATCAGCGGGGTTGTTGCCGTTGCTCCAACTCTACAGGTGTCTGAAAACCAAAACTTAACCATAACCCCTAATCCACAAGAACAACCCACTTTTAACTTCTACACCGTAATGGGGGTACCCCTGTCTTCCTCCATTATTGATGTCTGCCCAGTTCTCCCCACAAACATAACTGCAGGACGGAACTTGCAAGCAGCCGACAGCGGCGTAGTCATTGTAAGTGAGCGTACATCCGAGTCTCTCGATGCAAAAATCGGTGATACGATTACCCTTTTTGAACAGTCCTTCAAAGTGGTGGGCATATACGGGGCGCCCTCTGGGCTCCTCAATTCAGGCGCCGTTTACATGAGTCTCTCTGACGCTCAATCAATATCCGGCAACGCAGGAAAAATTTCCAACCTTAAAGTATTCGCCGACGCAAACGTGGAGGACGTATCCTCAGTGGTTAACGAGATAAAAACTCTTCACCCTGAGCTTTCGGTGGTCACGGCACAAGATTTTGACGCGGCTCCTTTTTCCTCTCCTTCTCCCCAGCCTGTACAGCAAACTTCGCCTTCAGAGCAAGAGGGCGCCTCCTCTTCTTTTGACTTCATCTATGTCGTAATTGCCGCCGTTGCGGTGGTTATGATTGTGGCTTCGCTGGTTATATCCAGAAGACATAGTCACACAAAACGGCACGCTGAAGCTGGTGATTTTTCTGCAACGGATTCAGGGGATGCAAAATCTTCTTCCTTCTCTTACTTTTCTTTGTTGAAGTG
- a CDS encoding ArsR/SmtB family transcription factor: MPVNARPLKYLLGWLIAGTRGGMTRAEVIKKIHDTPQNANQLANALKLDYKTVRYHLEVLEKNHIVTSVGDKYGATYFLTQTMEDNYAVFEEILKKIWKK, encoded by the coding sequence ATGCCTGTCAATGCGCGTCCGTTGAAGTATCTGCTTGGGTGGCTAATCGCTGGAACTCGAGGAGGCATGACGCGTGCAGAAGTTATAAAAAAGATACATGATACTCCGCAAAACGCAAACCAGTTGGCAAACGCCCTTAAGTTAGACTATAAAACGGTACGGTACCATCTGGAAGTTCTGGAGAAAAACCATATCGTGACATCGGTGGGGGACAAGTATGGGGCAACATATTTTCTGACCCAAACCATGGAAGACAATTACGCCGTGTTTGAGGAGATTCTGAAGAAAATATGGAAAAAATAG
- a CDS encoding thioredoxin domain-containing protein, which yields MQPQPQTPNQNKPNRLINEKSPYLFQHAYNPVDWHPWSPEAFEKAKAENKPIFLSIGYSSCHWCHVMEKECFEDQEVAELLNASFVCIKVDREERPDVDAAYMAVCQAMGRNCGWPLSILMTPRLNPFFAGSYIPKDSRGGIVGLMELVPQVMQIWRMRGNQLDIMGAEIRSRVEYMEKRTPENELGKAVLEEGYESLAQNFDAEHGGFGRAPKFPRPHSLLFLLRYWKSTGTQDALDMVEKTLRQMRLGGIFDQVGFGVHRYSTDQRWLVPHFEKMLYDQALLALAYTEMYQATGAGKFKLTAKETLEYVLRELAPSEGGFYSSQDADTEGEEGKVYLWTMQQVMEVLEPADADLAVQLFGLSAEGNYIEAAVGRKNGKNILHIAEPLEEIAASKGVSLDELIARMGRIRNALFEARKTRTPPATDIKVLTDWNGLMIAALAKAGKVLEEAKFVDVAKKTANFFLTQMRNSEGSLYHRYAGGERAVEGFLDDYTALVFGLLELYEATFDKQYLNSAVELTQKMNTLFWDDQNGGYYFTAAKPASGMPRMKQIYDGASPSGNSLALLNLLRLSVLADEPVFEEMARKLVKAFSLEVQSAPEAYTWLLAGVNFMVGPSQSIVLVGDPEGKDTEEMLRALREQYLPNMMVQLREPADTGVGYEQLEGKATAYVCLNQTCMPPTNQTQKMLELLGAK from the coding sequence GTGCAGCCCCAACCCCAAACTCCAAATCAAAACAAGCCGAACAGGTTAATTAACGAAAAAAGTCCCTACCTGTTTCAACACGCCTACAACCCCGTGGACTGGCACCCATGGAGTCCTGAAGCGTTTGAAAAAGCCAAAGCTGAAAACAAGCCCATCTTTCTAAGCATCGGTTACTCCTCTTGCCATTGGTGCCATGTTATGGAGAAAGAATGCTTTGAGGACCAAGAGGTTGCTGAGCTTTTGAATGCGTCGTTTGTCTGCATCAAGGTTGACCGAGAAGAACGCCCCGACGTTGACGCCGCGTATATGGCTGTTTGCCAAGCGATGGGAAGAAACTGTGGGTGGCCGTTGAGTATTTTGATGACGCCGCGTTTAAACCCGTTTTTTGCCGGCAGCTACATACCTAAAGATAGCCGTGGAGGCATAGTTGGGTTGATGGAGCTTGTGCCTCAGGTTATGCAGATTTGGCGGATGCGAGGAAACCAACTAGACATAATGGGCGCTGAAATCAGGAGCCGCGTTGAATATATGGAGAAACGCACCCCAGAAAACGAATTGGGAAAGGCAGTGCTGGAAGAAGGTTATGAAAGTTTGGCGCAGAACTTTGACGCTGAACACGGCGGGTTTGGGCGAGCGCCTAAATTTCCCCGTCCTCACAGCCTGCTGTTTCTGCTACGCTATTGGAAGAGCACCGGCACCCAAGACGCTTTGGATATGGTGGAGAAGACGCTGCGGCAGATGCGGTTAGGCGGCATATTTGACCAAGTAGGGTTTGGCGTTCACCGTTACAGCACCGACCAGCGTTGGTTGGTTCCGCATTTTGAAAAGATGCTCTACGACCAGGCGTTGCTGGCGTTGGCGTACACGGAGATGTATCAGGCGACGGGGGCGGGCAAATTCAAGCTCACCGCGAAGGAAACGTTGGAGTATGTTTTGCGGGAGTTAGCGCCTTCAGAAGGCGGGTTCTATTCGTCGCAGGACGCGGACACCGAAGGGGAAGAAGGCAAGGTTTACCTGTGGACCATGCAGCAAGTCATGGAAGTCTTGGAGCCCGCGGACGCGGATTTGGCGGTTCAGCTGTTTGGGTTATCGGCGGAAGGTAACTATATCGAGGCTGCCGTTGGAAGAAAGAACGGCAAAAACATTTTGCACATTGCAGAACCCTTAGAGGAAATTGCCGCATCAAAAGGCGTATCCCTTGATGAACTCATCGCCAGAATGGGCAGAATTCGCAATGCCCTCTTTGAGGCACGCAAAACCCGTACGCCGCCAGCCACTGACATTAAGGTGTTGACAGACTGGAACGGGCTGATGATTGCGGCTTTAGCTAAAGCAGGCAAAGTTCTTGAAGAAGCCAAATTTGTGGATGTAGCAAAGAAAACGGCGAACTTCTTTTTGACCCAAATGCGAAACTCAGAGGGGTCACTGTATCATCGTTACGCAGGGGGTGAAAGAGCTGTGGAGGGTTTTCTGGATGACTACACCGCTTTAGTGTTTGGGCTACTTGAGCTCTATGAGGCAACATTTGACAAACAGTACCTAAATTCCGCCGTGGAGCTGACTCAGAAAATGAACACGCTATTTTGGGATGACCAAAACGGCGGATACTACTTCACAGCGGCAAAGCCAGCCTCAGGAATGCCCAGAATGAAACAGATTTACGACGGCGCCTCACCATCAGGCAACTCCCTAGCGCTGCTCAACCTACTGCGGCTCAGTGTTTTGGCTGACGAACCGGTTTTTGAGGAGATGGCGCGCAAACTTGTTAAGGCGTTTTCGTTGGAAGTGCAAAGCGCACCAGAAGCGTACACTTGGCTGCTTGCAGGCGTGAATTTTATGGTGGGACCATCTCAGAGCATCGTGCTGGTTGGCGACCCTGAAGGAAAAGACACAGAAGAAATGTTGAGGGCTTTACGAGAACAGTATCTGCCCAACATGATGGTTCAGCTTCGGGAACCAGCGGATACAGGCGTCGGCTATGAGCAACTGGAGGGCAAAGCAACCGCGTACGTTTGTCTTAATCAAACGTGCATGCCGCCGACAAACCAGACGCAGAAAATGCTGGAGTTACTTGGCGCCAAATAA
- the acs gene encoding acetate--CoA ligase — protein MSEASLPFNEKYSPSSETITSGEKRKQIWEQSLKDPQAFWAEKAKAIDWFKPAEKALDDSNPPFYKWFNGAELNASYNTLDRHVKTAKKNKLAYIWEGELGEVKTYTYYQLYREVNKLAKVLQDFGLKKGDRIAVYLPVIPELPITLLAAARLGVVHAVVFSGFSAEALADRVNDSGAKVLLTADGSFRRGKPIAIKDNADRALKTTPSVEKVIVVKRTGQQVQMQEGRDFWYDDVLTQAGANAYVEPEKMQATDPLFILYTSGTTGKPKGVQHGTGGYLVWAYWTLKWAFNPTDEDIYWCVADIGWITGHTYNVYAPLSLGITAFLFEGTPDYPAQDRWWSIIERHGISILYGTPTAVRMFMKFGEQWPNKHDLSSLRILGTVGEPINPEAWKWYYTVIGKEKLAIIDTWWQTETGGFMIAPLSGIELTPQKPGSATLPLPAINADIYDDKGQSVPAGTKGFLVVKSPWPGMLQTLWKDPERFKQTYFGRWANTYYTGDYAVRDDDGYFWLLGRADEVLKVAGHRIGTVELESALVSHPAISEAAVMGKEDVVKGEVPVAFVVLRSGVQPSEDLRKELVKHIRVTIGPIATPDAIVIVNKLPKTRSGKIMRRILKAVLVGAPIGDVSTLEDDASVEDIKNTYEEMRKQLSK, from the coding sequence ATGTCAGAAGCTAGCTTACCATTTAACGAAAAATATTCTCCAAGCTCTGAAACAATCACTTCCGGAGAAAAACGGAAGCAGATTTGGGAACAATCCTTAAAGGATCCTCAAGCGTTCTGGGCAGAAAAAGCAAAGGCCATAGACTGGTTTAAACCCGCCGAAAAAGCCCTTGATGATTCAAACCCGCCCTTCTACAAGTGGTTCAACGGCGCCGAACTGAACGCTTCCTACAACACCCTAGACAGGCACGTGAAAACTGCCAAAAAAAACAAACTTGCCTACATCTGGGAAGGCGAACTTGGAGAAGTCAAAACCTACACTTACTACCAACTTTACCGAGAAGTTAACAAACTAGCCAAAGTTCTCCAAGACTTCGGACTCAAAAAAGGCGACCGTATTGCTGTTTACCTTCCAGTAATACCTGAACTCCCCATAACCCTGCTTGCAGCGGCACGCCTCGGAGTGGTTCACGCTGTCGTCTTTAGTGGATTTAGCGCCGAAGCCCTAGCGGACCGCGTTAATGATTCAGGCGCCAAAGTTCTCTTAACCGCCGACGGCTCCTTCCGCAGAGGCAAACCAATCGCCATCAAAGACAACGCTGACCGCGCCCTCAAAACTACACCCTCCGTAGAAAAAGTAATCGTCGTCAAACGCACAGGTCAACAAGTCCAGATGCAAGAGGGCAGAGACTTCTGGTATGATGACGTTTTAACACAAGCTGGCGCAAACGCATATGTTGAACCTGAAAAGATGCAAGCAACCGACCCCCTGTTCATCCTTTACACGTCTGGAACCACAGGCAAACCCAAGGGCGTTCAACATGGTACAGGCGGATACTTGGTTTGGGCTTACTGGACCCTTAAATGGGCATTTAACCCAACTGACGAAGACATTTACTGGTGCGTTGCCGACATCGGCTGGATTACAGGACACACCTACAACGTTTACGCCCCCCTGAGCTTAGGCATAACCGCTTTTCTGTTCGAAGGCACTCCTGATTACCCCGCTCAAGACCGATGGTGGAGCATCATCGAACGTCACGGCATTTCCATCCTCTATGGCACCCCCACCGCAGTTCGCATGTTCATGAAGTTCGGCGAACAATGGCCAAACAAACACGACCTCAGCAGCCTACGCATCTTGGGCACCGTCGGTGAACCAATAAACCCTGAAGCATGGAAATGGTACTACACCGTCATCGGCAAAGAAAAACTCGCAATAATCGACACCTGGTGGCAGACCGAGACAGGCGGATTCATGATTGCACCCCTAAGCGGCATCGAACTCACCCCACAAAAACCCGGCTCTGCAACGCTTCCTCTGCCTGCAATAAACGCCGACATTTACGACGACAAGGGTCAATCTGTCCCCGCTGGCACCAAAGGCTTCCTCGTGGTGAAATCTCCTTGGCCTGGCATGTTGCAGACCCTATGGAAAGACCCCGAACGGTTCAAGCAAACATACTTTGGCAGATGGGCAAACACCTACTACACAGGCGACTACGCAGTCCGCGACGACGACGGCTACTTCTGGCTACTGGGCAGAGCTGACGAGGTTCTCAAAGTTGCAGGTCACCGAATCGGCACCGTCGAGCTTGAATCCGCGTTGGTTTCTCACCCAGCAATCTCTGAAGCCGCAGTCATGGGCAAAGAAGACGTTGTCAAAGGCGAAGTCCCAGTCGCATTTGTTGTGCTGCGTAGCGGTGTACAGCCCAGCGAAGACCTGCGCAAAGAACTCGTCAAACACATACGCGTCACCATCGGCCCCATTGCCACCCCAGACGCAATCGTCATCGTCAACAAGCTACCTAAGACGCGAAGCGGCAAAATCATGCGCAGAATCCTCAAAGCAGTCCTTGTCGGCGCACCCATCGGCGACGTATCCACCCTCGAAGACGACGCGTCTGTTGAAGACATCAAGAACACCTACGAAGAAATGCGCAAGCAACTCAGCAAGTAA
- a CDS encoding DUF4443 domain-containing protein produces the protein MYGDESNTGTALKQFLERLVEVKAPGPPLSFGVFHLFCALEFMSKGRIGRNRLAEQIAVGEGAIRTIVQRLVNAGLMGISRAGCVLTVEGLHIWRELERFFPKRVAFLRSELSGYDFNFAFLVRGCNSKVRSGIEQRDMAVAAGALCAVVVVFQDGRLRIESVSEDIEVAFPDAARLIHGHLDPKEGDVVVIAGGDTALSAKQGAFAASWSMLTVQRSKPVTGNLLIDVKR, from the coding sequence ATGTATGGAGACGAAAGTAACACAGGGACTGCACTAAAACAGTTCCTTGAACGCTTAGTGGAAGTGAAAGCTCCCGGTCCTCCTTTATCCTTTGGAGTTTTCCACTTGTTTTGTGCCTTGGAGTTCATGTCAAAAGGAAGAATCGGACGTAACCGCCTTGCAGAACAGATAGCTGTCGGCGAAGGCGCCATCCGCACTATAGTACAAAGGTTAGTCAATGCAGGTTTGATGGGCATTTCCAGAGCCGGTTGCGTACTAACCGTGGAAGGTTTACATATTTGGAGAGAACTGGAGAGGTTTTTTCCTAAACGGGTGGCGTTTTTGCGGTCAGAGCTGTCTGGGTACGACTTCAATTTTGCTTTTCTGGTGCGAGGATGCAACAGCAAAGTAAGGTCAGGCATTGAACAGCGTGACATGGCAGTTGCTGCGGGTGCGCTTTGTGCAGTGGTCGTTGTTTTTCAGGACGGACGTTTGCGTATTGAATCTGTCAGTGAAGACATTGAAGTGGCATTTCCTGATGCTGCCCGTTTGATCCATGGGCATCTTGACCCAAAGGAGGGCGATGTGGTTGTCATTGCCGGCGGCGACACCGCTTTGAGTGCTAAGCAGGGTGCTTTTGCAGCTAGTTGGTCTATGCTTACTGTGCAACGATCCAAACCTGTAACGGGAAATCTGTTGATTGATGTAAAAAGGTGA
- a CDS encoding ABC transporter permease, protein MLTALSDVYSVLWMDLRNLKRHWRAVVATSLIQPLLYLVAFGYGLGRDVSFEGVSYLAFVIPGIVALTAFSTSFSGASSKLQVDRFFYKSFDELLMSPVSLYSIVTGKALIGVVRGLISSLAILLVGLFLEPSIIVSPVFLLSLFTACFVFALFGVLVALVINSHQGMSTFNSLVILPMTFLCGTFFSLDAMPEAAKWVLYILPLTPASQTLRAAGLGQAFPWLSYVLLIGFGVAFFAASVFVLKKTSV, encoded by the coding sequence ATGCTGACTGCCCTTAGTGATGTTTATTCTGTTTTGTGGATGGATTTGCGAAATCTGAAGCGGCACTGGCGCGCAGTAGTTGCCACCAGCCTAATTCAGCCTCTTTTGTACCTGGTGGCTTTTGGCTACGGGTTGGGACGCGACGTCAGCTTTGAAGGCGTCAGCTACTTAGCGTTCGTTATCCCTGGCATTGTTGCGTTGACGGCTTTTTCGACCAGTTTCAGCGGAGCCTCCTCCAAGCTTCAAGTGGACCGGTTCTTCTACAAAAGCTTCGACGAACTGCTGATGTCGCCTGTTAGCCTGTATTCCATTGTTACTGGAAAAGCTTTGATTGGAGTAGTGCGTGGGCTAATAAGCTCCTTGGCAATCCTGCTTGTGGGGCTGTTTCTTGAACCCTCCATAATCGTCAGCCCCGTCTTTCTGCTGAGTCTGTTTACGGCGTGCTTTGTGTTTGCACTGTTTGGTGTGCTGGTGGCGTTGGTGATAAACTCGCATCAGGGCATGAGCACCTTCAACAGTCTAGTGATTCTGCCGATGACTTTTCTTTGCGGTACCTTCTTCTCCTTAGATGCAATGCCTGAAGCCGCTAAATGGGTGCTCTACATCTTGCCCCTTACTCCAGCGAGTCAAACCTTGCGTGCAGCCGGTTTAGGTCAAGCTTTCCCTTGGCTATCCTATGTGTTGCTGATAGGCTTTGGTGTGGCTTTCTTTGCGGCAAGCGTGTTTGTGCTAAAGAAAACCAGTGTTTAA
- a CDS encoding ABC transporter ATP-binding protein encodes MSEFIVAEKLTKTYGKLNAVNNLDLTVRSGEIFGFLGPNGAGKTTTIRVMTTLTKPTSGSVQIDGYDVVSKADKVKKVIGVAQQHLSLDRDLTIRENMEFHARLHHLGGAERKRRIKELLEYVELTEYADRMVDTLSGGMKKRAAIVSSLLHDPKVLFLDEPTVGLDAQGRRRLWDLVRRLNLDGTTIFLTTHYIEEAEALCNRVGIMHHGQLIALDTPLALREKLGLVAVESLVGKETCYKYFADRASANVYVQTLGSEAKIVTIRDSNLEDVFVELTGQRVGDA; translated from the coding sequence TTGAGTGAATTCATAGTCGCTGAAAAACTAACCAAAACCTACGGCAAATTAAACGCCGTCAACAACTTAGATTTGACTGTTCGTTCAGGAGAAATTTTTGGTTTCCTAGGACCTAACGGTGCAGGTAAAACCACCACCATACGTGTCATGACTACCCTCACTAAACCCACGTCTGGTTCGGTGCAGATAGACGGCTACGACGTGGTGAGCAAGGCTGACAAAGTAAAAAAAGTAATTGGCGTAGCTCAGCAGCACCTGAGTTTAGACCGCGATTTAACCATACGCGAAAACATGGAGTTCCATGCGCGCCTGCATCATTTGGGTGGGGCAGAGCGGAAACGCCGTATCAAAGAGCTGCTTGAGTACGTTGAGCTTACCGAATACGCTGACCGCATGGTTGACACGCTTTCGGGGGGCATGAAAAAACGAGCCGCTATCGTCAGTTCTCTGCTGCATGACCCGAAGGTGCTGTTTTTGGATGAACCCACAGTAGGGCTGGATGCTCAAGGGCGACGTCGCCTTTGGGATTTGGTGCGCCGCCTGAATCTGGATGGCACCACAATTTTCCTCACAACCCACTACATCGAGGAAGCTGAAGCCCTCTGCAACCGCGTAGGTATCATGCATCATGGGCAACTGATAGCGTTGGATACACCGTTGGCGTTGCGTGAAAAGTTGGGGTTGGTTGCAGTGGAATCCCTTGTGGGCAAAGAGACGTGTTACAAGTATTTTGCCGACCGCGCCAGCGCCAATGTTTACGTGCAGACTTTGGGGTCGGAGGCAAAAATCGTGACTATCCGTGACTCAAACTTGGAAGATGTCTTTGTAGAGTTAACAGGTCAAAGAGTAGGTGACGCATAA
- a CDS encoding adenosylcobinamide amidohydrolase, which produces MNNYNEKLSEKEIKTSLTDVDAKVIYHIYKGFRLNTLLVSFGEPRRVLSTLDGYKKVPYIGNTYTPLKLSEYTMQNFRAYKHDFPLTLGILPRSIAFLGTGVDMDNLAVCEKTYEELTVCCLATAGAKGNALRTGVDVASYVERNGKFVGAGTINVILLTNAALRGGAMARAVITATEAKTAALQDLDVQSTYSNNQATGTGTDNVIVASGKLGKPLMLASGHTKIGELIGSTTKIAVAEALKKHDGIKNPT; this is translated from the coding sequence ATGAATAACTATAACGAAAAATTGAGTGAAAAAGAAATCAAAACATCGTTAACGGACGTGGACGCCAAAGTAATCTACCACATCTACAAGGGCTTTCGGCTAAACACTTTACTTGTCAGCTTTGGCGAGCCACGCAGGGTGCTTTCTACTTTGGACGGCTACAAAAAAGTGCCCTACATCGGCAACACTTACACTCCACTGAAACTCTCCGAATACACAATGCAAAATTTCCGTGCATACAAACACGATTTCCCTTTAACCTTGGGCATCCTTCCTCGGTCTATTGCGTTTTTGGGGACAGGCGTGGATATGGATAACTTAGCAGTCTGCGAAAAAACCTATGAAGAATTAACAGTTTGCTGTTTAGCCACCGCAGGAGCAAAGGGCAACGCTTTGCGAACCGGCGTGGATGTGGCGTCTTATGTGGAGCGAAACGGCAAATTTGTTGGAGCAGGAACAATAAACGTCATTCTTCTTACCAACGCTGCTTTACGCGGAGGTGCCATGGCGCGTGCTGTCATAACGGCAACCGAAGCCAAAACCGCAGCCCTTCAAGATTTAGATGTGCAAAGTACCTACAGCAATAACCAAGCAACAGGTACCGGAACCGACAATGTTATTGTTGCTTCAGGTAAACTTGGTAAACCGCTCATGTTGGCAAGTGGGCACACCAAAATTGGCGAGTTAATTGGCTCCACAACCAAAATTGCGGTTGCTGAGGCACTCAAAAAGCATGATGGCATAAAAAACCCAACTTAA
- a CDS encoding ABC transporter ATP-binding protein produces MKLEINKLSFSYAGFQVLKEIEIEVKPGEILSIVGPNGSGKSTLLKCINRILKTTQNTVLIDGQDSTKLSLKELSKIMGYVPQNSTSAFAFTVFDVVLMGRKPYIHWNLSERDNEIVAEVLDFLGIGELAMRHFSELSGGEQQKVIMARALAQQPQFLLLDEPTSSLDIKHQLEILCMLKSLTQTNDRSVIVSIHDLNLASRFSDRMVMLRHGQIFALGTPEEVLTEENIDAVYGISCKVTSSILGRPQVLPLTSQAIEARKLRSHAQLAVNYA; encoded by the coding sequence ATGAAACTTGAAATAAATAAACTTTCGTTCAGCTACGCTGGATTTCAAGTCTTAAAAGAAATCGAAATAGAGGTGAAACCCGGAGAAATTTTGAGCATCGTAGGGCCAAACGGCTCTGGCAAAAGCACCCTGCTGAAATGCATAAACCGCATCTTGAAAACCACGCAAAACACAGTGCTAATTGACGGGCAGGACTCGACGAAGCTCAGCCTAAAAGAGCTCTCTAAAATAATGGGGTATGTTCCTCAGAACTCCACAAGCGCGTTTGCTTTCACCGTTTTCGATGTCGTGTTGATGGGAAGAAAACCCTACATCCACTGGAACCTAAGCGAACGAGACAATGAGATAGTTGCAGAAGTACTGGATTTTCTGGGAATCGGCGAGTTAGCAATGCGGCACTTCAGTGAGCTCAGCGGCGGTGAACAACAAAAAGTCATCATGGCGCGTGCCCTTGCTCAGCAGCCACAGTTTCTGCTTTTGGACGAACCCACAAGCTCTCTTGATATAAAGCATCAACTTGAGATTCTGTGCATGCTCAAGAGCTTAACTCAAACCAATGACCGTTCAGTTATCGTTTCTATACACGACTTGAACTTGGCTAGCCGTTTCTCCGACCGAATGGTGATGTTGCGGCATGGACAGATTTTCGCGTTAGGCACCCCTGAAGAGGTATTAACAGAAGAAAACATTGACGCGGTTTACGGCATCAGCTGTAAAGTAACCAGTTCAATTTTGGGGCGTCCTCAGGTTTTACCCTTAACGTCCCAAGCAATTGAGGCAAGAAAACTGCGGTCGCACGCTCAACTTGCAGTTAACTATGCATAA
- a CDS encoding FecCD family ABC transporter permease: MTTAAELNSLYKKGKKRKILAIVSIFLALIVAIVVSVSLGAGSPRFNEAMHVIFAKLFPTLGINPGTRLTQTIIMDLRLPRIALAIIAGAGLAASGATMQGVLRNPLVSSYILGISSAAGFGAALAIVFGVGVIAGIGNYLVIANAFVFSMLAMLLVYGIARLRGISTETIILAGVAIGFLFSALLSLIQYIAPEHEAVRAVVFWLMGGLNSATWESIMIVVPIVVITVVLMVFQSWNINVLSMGEDVATSLGVNSKRVLAITMVLETLATATIIAFTGVIGFVCLISPHIARMLIGSDHRFLIPSAALIGAVLLLCSDTVGRLILQPAELPVGIVTSLLGVPFFIYILVSKRRQSWR; encoded by the coding sequence ATGACAACAGCCGCTGAACTAAACAGCCTCTACAAGAAAGGCAAGAAACGCAAAATTCTTGCCATAGTTTCCATCTTTTTAGCTTTAATTGTAGCTATTGTTGTTTCAGTTAGCCTCGGCGCTGGTTCTCCACGCTTCAACGAGGCTATGCATGTTATCTTCGCAAAGCTTTTCCCAACCCTAGGAATCAACCCTGGAACCCGCCTTACGCAAACCATCATCATGGACCTGCGGCTTCCCCGCATCGCTTTGGCAATTATCGCTGGAGCTGGTCTTGCCGCTTCAGGGGCAACAATGCAAGGTGTGTTGCGCAATCCCCTTGTTTCCTCCTACATTCTGGGGATTTCTTCAGCCGCAGGGTTTGGCGCCGCTCTAGCCATCGTTTTCGGCGTGGGCGTCATTGCCGGAATCGGCAACTACTTGGTTATTGCTAACGCCTTTGTTTTCAGCATGCTTGCTATGCTGCTTGTTTATGGAATTGCCCGCTTAAGGGGCATATCGACAGAAACCATAATTTTGGCGGGTGTCGCTATAGGTTTTCTGTTCTCTGCTTTGCTCTCCCTCATTCAGTACATTGCCCCCGAACATGAAGCCGTGCGGGCGGTGGTTTTCTGGCTCATGGGTGGACTCAACTCGGCAACTTGGGAAAGCATCATGATTGTTGTACCCATTGTGGTGATTACGGTGGTTCTTATGGTGTTTCAATCTTGGAACATCAACGTTTTAAGCATGGGCGAGGATGTGGCGACCAGTCTAGGCGTCAACTCCAAACGAGTCCTCGCGATAACCATGGTTTTAGAGACTTTGGCAACTGCCACAATAATCGCTTTCACAGGAGTCATCGGGTTTGTCTGCTTAATTTCACCCCACATTGCCCGAATGCTGATTGGAAGCGACCACCGATTCCTTATCCCCTCAGCCGCCTTGATTGGTGCGGTTTTGCTTTTATGCTCCGACACTGTGGGTAGGCTGATTCTTCAACCCGCGGAGTTACCCGTTGGAATTGTGACTTCGCTGTTGGGTGTCCCATTCTTCATTTATATATTAGTAAGTAAAAGGAGGCAAAGTTGGCGATGA